The following coding sequences are from one Bradyrhizobium sp. WSM471 window:
- a CDS encoding ABC transporter ATP-binding protein gives MTASLPLISLQSVSRTYRADGVAVTAVRNVSFDIERGEIVAVMGPSGSGKSTLMNMIGLLDLPSEGALYLEGADVADLSEDHRSSLRARSIGFVFQSYNLLARHNAIENVALPLVYCGIGRKERLARAEQSLEAVGMVHRAHHFPRQLSGGEQQRVAIARALIASPLIVLADEPTGALDSRTGAEILALFAALNRTGQTIVMITHDPGIATQCRRTIRLHDGALVADETPAPILPKRSAAP, from the coding sequence ATGACAGCCTCCCTGCCCCTCATCAGCCTGCAGTCGGTCTCCAGGACCTATCGCGCCGATGGAGTGGCGGTGACTGCGGTGCGCAATGTCAGCTTCGACATCGAACGAGGCGAGATCGTCGCGGTGATGGGACCGTCCGGCTCGGGAAAGTCGACGCTGATGAACATGATCGGGCTGCTCGACCTGCCGAGCGAGGGCGCGCTATATCTCGAGGGTGCCGACGTCGCCGATCTCTCGGAAGACCACCGGTCGTCCCTGCGCGCCCGCAGCATCGGCTTCGTGTTCCAGTCCTACAATCTGCTCGCTCGCCACAATGCGATTGAGAACGTCGCGCTGCCGCTGGTCTATTGCGGCATCGGCCGCAAGGAACGTCTGGCCCGCGCCGAGCAGAGCCTGGAGGCCGTCGGCATGGTGCACCGGGCCCACCACTTCCCTCGGCAGCTCTCGGGCGGCGAGCAGCAGCGCGTCGCGATCGCGCGCGCCCTGATCGCCTCCCCGCTGATCGTGCTCGCCGACGAGCCGACCGGCGCGCTCGACAGCCGCACCGGCGCCGAGATACTGGCCCTGTTCGCCGCGCTCAACCGGACCGGCCAGACCATCGTGATGATCACCCATGACCCCGGCATCGCGACCCAGTGCCGGCGCACGATCCGCCTGCATGACGGCGCGCTCGTCGCTGACGAAACACCGGCTCCGATCCTGCCGAAACGGAGCGCTGCGCCATGA
- a CDS encoding ABC transporter permease gives MTMLQGFQIALHALRLNPLRSILTMLGIVIGVASIVTVFAIGSGAQLRLQEQIRSIGANVLMINPGAVYQGGVRLKDGSKLTMTESDVQAILEQIPEIQAAAGSIAGTAQVIHESKNWNTTINGTTTGHFMVRDWQLATGRYFSSTEEAGAGKVVILGSTVAQELFAPGEDPIGAQIRIMKVPLEVVGVLDRKGPAQDDVAFVPLTTAKLRFLGSASNINRDSVAYIIAKVAADGQMAGARTEIENLLRQRHRIPAGQEDDFKVQDPAAAMEAQQGAIRTVALLLVAIASVSLLVGGISIMNVMIVSVTERTREIGIRRALGGRMRDIRLQFLCEALVLCLLGGAIGVGAGVTLSMTVARMAGWITSIDGQAIGLALAFSIATGLIFGFYPAHKASKLSPIEALKTE, from the coding sequence ATGACGATGCTCCAGGGTTTTCAGATCGCCTTGCACGCCTTGCGTCTCAATCCGTTGCGCAGCATCCTCACCATGCTCGGCATCGTGATCGGCGTTGCCTCCATCGTGACCGTGTTTGCGATCGGATCCGGCGCGCAGCTTCGCCTCCAGGAGCAGATCCGCTCGATCGGCGCCAACGTGCTGATGATCAACCCCGGCGCGGTCTACCAGGGCGGCGTGCGCCTCAAGGATGGCAGCAAGCTGACCATGACCGAGAGCGACGTGCAGGCGATCCTCGAACAGATCCCCGAGATCCAGGCAGCGGCCGGCTCGATTGCAGGAACGGCCCAGGTCATTCACGAGAGCAAGAACTGGAACACGACGATCAACGGGACGACGACCGGGCACTTCATGGTGCGCGACTGGCAGCTTGCGACCGGCCGCTATTTTTCCAGCACCGAGGAGGCAGGCGCCGGCAAGGTCGTGATCCTCGGCAGCACGGTGGCGCAGGAGCTGTTCGCGCCCGGCGAGGATCCGATCGGCGCACAGATCAGGATCATGAAGGTGCCGCTCGAAGTGGTCGGCGTTCTCGATCGCAAGGGGCCGGCGCAGGACGACGTCGCCTTCGTGCCGCTCACCACGGCCAAGCTGCGCTTCCTCGGCAGCGCGAGCAACATCAACCGGGATTCGGTCGCCTACATCATCGCCAAGGTGGCTGCGGATGGACAGATGGCGGGGGCGCGAACGGAGATCGAAAACCTGCTGCGGCAGCGCCACCGTATCCCCGCTGGTCAGGAAGACGACTTCAAGGTCCAGGATCCGGCCGCCGCCATGGAAGCGCAGCAGGGAGCGATCCGCACCGTCGCGCTCCTGCTCGTCGCTATCGCCTCGGTCTCGCTGCTCGTTGGCGGCATCAGCATCATGAATGTCATGATCGTGTCGGTCACCGAGCGCACGCGAGAGATCGGAATTCGCCGCGCGCTTGGCGGGCGGATGCGGGACATCCGTCTTCAGTTTCTCTGCGAGGCGCTCGTGCTCTGCCTGCTCGGCGGCGCGATCGGCGTCGGAGCCGGCGTCACGCTCTCGATGACGGTGGCTCGCATGGCAGGATGGATCACCTCGATCGACGGCCAGGCGATCGGCCTTGCCCTCGCCTTCTCGATCGCGACCGGCCTGATCTTCGGTTTTTATCCTGCACACAAGGCATCCAAGCTCAGTCCGATCGAGGCACTCAAGACGGAGTGA
- a CDS encoding response regulator transcription factor yields MSPDPKNSITPTPRERDLMMLIARGMQNKNIAYELKISENTVRAHIGNIMRKYRLQNRTQIAIIFALHAAPPSLRRNLANGGRTSTTAAPAKAVAQTTPVPTAPD; encoded by the coding sequence ATGAGTCCGGATCCGAAAAATTCGATCACACCAACGCCACGCGAGCGGGACCTGATGATGCTGATCGCGCGCGGAATGCAGAACAAGAACATCGCGTACGAGCTCAAGATCTCGGAGAACACGGTCCGGGCCCATATCGGCAACATCATGCGCAAATACCGTCTCCAGAACCGGACCCAGATCGCGATCATCTTTGCCCTGCACGCGGCACCGCCATCGCTTCGCCGCAACCTGGCCAATGGCGGCCGCACTTCCACGACGGCCGCGCCGGCCAAGGCGGTCGCGCAGACTACGCCGGTGCCGACCGCGCCGGATTGA
- a CDS encoding alkaline phosphatase family protein, whose protein sequence is MRRSLVLLSAGLTVLSAGLSTGPASAENNTPRNLILFIPDGLRALKVTPETAPAMAEIRDKGVNFKNSHSLFPTFTMANGSAMSTGHYLGDTGVFSNTIWTNYTSVPAGDTVVPFIENDAVLGDIDEHFKGDYLNEETILKLARDKGLSTAAIGKVGPTYQFDHTDKPEKAGLHSVVFDDATGGKNGVALSDEVKDALTKAGLPLATPPRGDNSKAGDAKTPGTTVANVAQQAYFADVAAKVVLPMFKARNKPFVLVFWSRDPDGTQHNQGDSLNQIMPGINGPSTMASIKNADSNLAQLRRALDELGLAATTNIMVQADHGFSTISKESKTSPSAKVSYDDTPKDFLPMGFLALDLAKALDLPLFDPNDKNAKVEGNKHPKAGNGVLGKDPEKPDLVVATNGGSDLIYLPNKDKKLAARTIKTLLEQDYVSGLFVDDSLGRFPGTLPLSSINLRGKAATPTPAIVVNFRSYASDCGEAPTNCSVQVADTVLRQGQGMHGSFSRGDTMNFMAAIGPDFKAGYVSEIPVSNADVGMTAAQLLGLRSSQNGGLVGRVMSEALPNGIMPKAYKGVEKSKKSENGLQTVLNFQRVGSQRYFDAAGFPGRTLGLEPDAGKQKTAGK, encoded by the coding sequence ATGCGCCGTTCACTGGTGTTGCTGTCAGCCGGACTGACAGTGTTGTCCGCCGGACTCTCGACCGGACCTGCCTCCGCCGAAAACAACACGCCCCGCAACCTGATCCTGTTCATTCCGGACGGTCTGCGGGCGCTGAAGGTCACCCCCGAGACCGCCCCCGCAATGGCCGAAATCCGCGACAAGGGCGTCAACTTCAAGAATTCGCACTCGCTGTTCCCGACCTTCACCATGGCCAACGGCTCGGCGATGTCGACCGGCCACTATCTCGGCGATACCGGTGTATTCTCCAACACAATCTGGACCAACTACACCTCGGTGCCCGCCGGCGACACTGTCGTCCCCTTCATCGAGAACGACGCCGTGCTCGGCGACATCGACGAGCATTTCAAGGGCGACTATCTCAATGAAGAAACCATCCTGAAGCTGGCTCGCGACAAGGGGCTGAGCACCGCGGCGATCGGCAAGGTCGGCCCGACCTATCAGTTCGACCACACCGACAAGCCTGAAAAGGCCGGCCTGCATTCGGTCGTTTTCGACGATGCGACCGGCGGCAAAAATGGCGTGGCGCTGTCGGACGAGGTCAAGGACGCGCTGACCAAGGCCGGCCTGCCCCTCGCCACGCCGCCGCGCGGCGACAACTCCAAGGCGGGCGATGCCAAGACGCCCGGCACAACGGTCGCCAACGTCGCGCAGCAGGCCTATTTCGCCGACGTCGCGGCCAAGGTCGTGCTGCCGATGTTCAAGGCGCGCAACAAGCCGTTCGTGCTGGTGTTCTGGTCGCGCGATCCGGATGGCACCCAGCATAACCAGGGCGACAGCCTCAACCAGATCATGCCCGGCATCAACGGTCCGAGCACCATGGCGAGCATCAAGAATGCCGACAGCAACCTCGCCCAGCTCCGCAGGGCGCTGGACGAGCTCGGCCTTGCCGCCACCACCAACATCATGGTCCAGGCCGACCACGGCTTCTCGACCATCTCCAAGGAAAGCAAGACCAGCCCCTCGGCCAAGGTCAGCTATGACGACACGCCGAAGGACTTTTTGCCGATGGGCTTTCTGGCGCTCGACCTCGCCAAGGCGCTCGACCTGCCGCTGTTCGATCCCAACGACAAGAACGCCAAGGTCGAGGGTAACAAGCATCCGAAGGCCGGCAACGGCGTCCTCGGCAAGGATCCGGAAAAGCCCGATCTCGTCGTCGCCACCAATGGCGGCTCCGACCTGATCTATCTACCGAACAAGGACAAGAAGCTGGCGGCCAGGACCATCAAGACGCTGCTCGAGCAGGACTACGTCTCCGGCCTGTTCGTCGACGACTCGCTCGGCCGCTTCCCCGGCACCCTGCCGCTGTCGAGCATCAACCTGCGCGGCAAGGCGGCGACGCCGACGCCGGCGATCGTCGTCAACTTCCGCTCCTATGCCAGCGATTGCGGCGAGGCGCCGACCAACTGCTCGGTACAGGTCGCCGACACCGTGCTGCGCCAGGGCCAGGGCATGCATGGCAGCTTCAGCCGCGGTGACACCATGAACTTCATGGCGGCGATCGGTCCGGACTTCAAAGCCGGCTATGTCAGCGAGATCCCGGTCAGCAATGCCGACGTCGGCATGACGGCCGCCCAGCTCCTCGGCCTGCGCAGTTCGCAGAACGGCGGCCTCGTTGGCCGCGTGATGTCGGAGGCCCTGCCCAACGGAATCATGCCGAAGGCGTACAAGGGGGTCGAGAAGTCCAAGAAGTCCGAGAACGGCCTGCAGACCGTGCTGAACTTCCAGCGCGTCGGCAGCCAGCGCTATTTCGACGCTGCCGGTTTCCCGGGCCGCACGCTCGGGCTGGAGCCGGACGCCGGCAAACAAAAAACGGCGGGGAAATAA
- a CDS encoding peroxiredoxin — MTLPIGATAPDFEAETTEGKIKFHDWIGNSWALLFSHPKDFTPVCTTELGALARLKPEFDKRGVKLMGLSVDPVDRHAKWSEDIKETQGAAPNFPMIADTDYNVSKLYGMLPAAISGDPLVRTAADNQTVRNVFVIGPDKKIKLVLVYPMTTGRNFQEILRVIDSLQLTAKHRVATPADWSQGDDVIIAGSVSNDEAKTIYPQGWKEPKPYIRIVPQPK; from the coding sequence ATGACACTTCCGATCGGCGCCACCGCCCCCGACTTCGAAGCCGAGACCACCGAAGGGAAGATCAAGTTCCACGACTGGATCGGCAATAGCTGGGCGCTGCTGTTCTCGCACCCCAAGGACTTCACGCCGGTTTGCACGACCGAGCTCGGCGCGCTCGCCAGGCTGAAGCCGGAATTCGACAAGCGCGGGGTCAAGCTGATGGGTCTCTCGGTCGATCCGGTCGACCGCCACGCCAAATGGTCGGAGGACATCAAGGAGACGCAAGGCGCAGCGCCGAACTTCCCGATGATTGCCGATACCGACTACAACGTCTCCAAGCTCTACGGCATGCTGCCGGCTGCGATCTCGGGCGATCCCCTTGTGCGCACCGCGGCCGACAACCAGACCGTTCGGAATGTCTTCGTCATCGGGCCGGACAAGAAGATCAAGCTGGTGCTGGTCTATCCGATGACCACGGGCCGGAACTTCCAGGAGATCCTCCGCGTGATCGACTCGCTCCAGCTCACCGCCAAGCACCGCGTCGCGACCCCGGCCGACTGGTCGCAGGGTGACGACGTCATCATCGCGGGCTCGGTCTCCAACGACGAGGCCAAGACGATCTACCCGCAGGGCTGGAAGGAGCCGAAGCCCTACATCCGGATCGTGCCGCAGCCGAAATAA
- a CDS encoding methyl-accepting chemotaxis protein, with protein MYGRATAKFLPQFKLGTKALLCAVLLIAMNTALVVGAGYWSLSSVFNDRALRDIEVSLRTLALAFAETNPDAKITMKDGAVARAEISKMPDFKDHAIVDRAVSYVGGNATLFVFDDASGQFVRRSTNVKKENGDRAVGTQLAADHPAQALLRRGEAYKGPATLFGKTFMTAYFPIADASGKVAGILYVGIPMAQFESMLAHTIESMAIAAGFAALLVMVLTLLVVRRVTKPLTSVTRSLTALAEGQSDVEIDCEDRADEIGEIARTVAVFRSNSQERARMRSEQAAASAAAAEQRKSDLRNFVEEFRGGVGGILDKVLTSSGEFERAARQLTDTARSTADLSARSAGASENASEHVRSAASASDELSQSISEITRRVQESNVISAEAVRQAEATDQRIAQLSEAGARIGDVVKLITSIAEQTNLLALNATIEAARAGDAGRGFAVVAQEVKTLAGQTAKATDEISNQIASMQLATEESVVAIKAISQTIERISGIAGSISAAVEQQKSATQNIVASVRAAVSGTADVAVNVRQAAEGANETGETSSRMFASAQALSGESLHLKAEVEGFLERVRAA; from the coding sequence ATGTACGGACGAGCAACGGCGAAGTTTCTGCCGCAATTCAAACTTGGCACCAAGGCGCTCCTGTGCGCGGTGCTGCTGATCGCCATGAATACGGCGCTCGTGGTCGGGGCCGGCTATTGGTCGCTCAGCTCCGTGTTCAACGATCGTGCGCTGCGCGATATCGAGGTGAGTCTGCGCACGCTGGCGCTGGCCTTTGCCGAGACCAATCCCGACGCGAAGATCACCATGAAGGATGGCGCGGTGGCGCGCGCCGAGATTTCCAAGATGCCGGATTTTAAGGATCACGCCATCGTCGATCGCGCGGTGTCCTATGTCGGCGGCAACGCCACCCTGTTCGTGTTCGACGATGCGAGCGGGCAGTTCGTGCGGCGCTCGACCAACGTGAAGAAGGAAAATGGCGACCGCGCCGTCGGGACCCAGCTTGCCGCCGATCATCCGGCGCAGGCGCTGCTGCGTCGTGGCGAGGCCTACAAGGGCCCGGCCACGCTGTTCGGCAAGACCTTCATGACCGCCTATTTCCCGATCGCCGACGCCAGCGGCAAGGTCGCCGGCATCCTCTATGTCGGCATCCCGATGGCCCAGTTCGAGAGCATGCTGGCCCACACGATCGAAAGCATGGCGATCGCCGCCGGGTTCGCCGCGCTGCTGGTGATGGTCCTCACCTTGCTGGTCGTCCGCCGTGTCACCAAGCCGCTCACCTCGGTGACGCGCTCGCTGACGGCGCTCGCCGAAGGTCAAAGCGACGTCGAGATCGATTGCGAGGACCGCGCCGACGAGATCGGCGAGATCGCCCGCACGGTCGCGGTGTTCAGGAGCAATTCGCAGGAGCGGGCGCGGATGCGCAGCGAGCAGGCGGCGGCTTCGGCTGCAGCCGCCGAGCAGCGCAAATCCGACCTGCGCAATTTCGTCGAAGAGTTCCGCGGCGGCGTCGGCGGCATTCTCGACAAGGTGCTGACATCGTCAGGCGAATTCGAGCGGGCGGCGCGACAGCTCACCGACACCGCGCGCTCCACCGCCGATCTGTCGGCGCGGTCGGCCGGAGCTTCCGAAAACGCCTCCGAGCACGTGCGTTCGGCGGCGTCGGCCTCGGACGAGCTGTCTCAATCGATCTCCGAAATCACCCGGCGGGTGCAGGAATCGAACGTCATTTCCGCTGAGGCCGTGCGGCAGGCCGAGGCGACCGATCAGCGCATCGCGCAGCTCTCCGAGGCGGGCGCGCGCATCGGCGATGTCGTCAAGCTGATCACCTCGATCGCCGAGCAGACCAACCTGCTGGCACTGAACGCGACCATCGAGGCCGCGCGCGCGGGCGATGCCGGCCGCGGTTTTGCGGTGGTGGCCCAGGAGGTCAAGACGCTCGCCGGCCAGACCGCCAAGGCGACCGACGAGATCTCGAACCAGATCGCCAGCATGCAGCTTGCGACCGAGGAATCGGTTGTCGCCATCAAGGCGATCAGCCAGACCATCGAGCGCATCAGCGGCATCGCCGGCTCGATCTCGGCGGCGGTCGAGCAGCAGAAGAGCGCGACCCAAAACATCGTCGCCAGCGTTCGCGCGGCGGTATCGGGCACGGCCGATGTCGCCGTCAACGTCCGTCAGGCCGCCGAGGGTGCGAACGAGACGGGTGAGACGTCCAGCCGGATGTTTGCCTCCGCCCAGGCGTTGTCGGGCGAGAGCCTGCATCTGAAAGCCGAGGTCGAGGGCTTCCTCGAACGCGTGCGCGCGGCGTAA